One window of Trichomycterus rosablanca isolate fTriRos1 chromosome 2, fTriRos1.hap1, whole genome shotgun sequence genomic DNA carries:
- the LOC134303510 gene encoding kelch-like protein 10, whose product MNNQEDMGSEQLEREMSACSVFSELQLEGKLCDVIIQVKNVTFSAHKIILCGCSSYFRTLFTSGWSESGKQNYTITGVSPEIMQLIIQYAYTRYVNVTHGNVEELLAAADMLAVLGVVKKCCCFLRHQLCPRNCVGIWRYAGWYSCEDLKLRAHRFILQQFERLTVESEEFLTLTLHELSDIIQRDELNAKQEDLVFQAIIRWIQHQPQKRIVHISTLLPMVRMGLMTPDYFMNNVKNNALVRESEECKPIIISALKAMYDLNMNGLSTTNYRNPLTRPRLPQSVLLAIGGWSGGSPTNGIEAYDARADRWVNVTQEEESPRAYHGAAFLSGLVYCVGGFNSVDYFNSVRKFNPISRTWHEVAPMHSRRCYVSVCVLNGCIYAMGGFDGHVRLNTAERYEPETNQWTIIAPMHEQRSDASATTLHGKVYICGGFNGNECLFTAECYMPETNQWSLIEPMRSRRSGVGVIAYGDQLYSVGGFDGANRLSSAEVYNPLTNTWRNIPNMFNPRSNFGIEVLDELIFVIGGFNGFSTTFCVECYDERTDQWYDAHDMAIFRSALSCCVVSGLPNMVEYAAPRDVPDNEPHSRQPQTHPVSSRDDIVL is encoded by the exons GACTCTGTTCACCAGCGGGTGGAGTGAGTCGGGGAAGCAGAACTACACCATCACCGGCGTTTCTCCTGAGATTATGCAGCTGATAATCCAGTACGCTTACACTCGCTACGTCAACGTCACACATGGCAATGTGGAGGAGCTGCTAGCAGCGGCAGACATGCTGGCGGTGCTGGGCGTGGTGAAGAAGTGCTGCTGCTTCCTCCGGCACCAGCTATGTCCAAGGAACTGCGTCGGTATCTGGCGCTATGCCGGCTGGTATAGCTGTGAGGACCTGAAGCTCCGTGCTCACCGCTTCATCCTGCAGCAATTCGAGCGGCTGACGGTCGAGTCTGAGGAGTTCCTGACCCTGACGCTCCACGAGCTCAGTGACATCATCCAGAGGGACGAGCTGAACGCCAAGCAGGAGGATCTGGTGTTCCAGGCCATTATACGCTGGATCCAGCACCAACCTCAGAAACGCATCGTCCATATCAGCACCTTACTGCCCATG GTGCGGATGGGTCTGATGACACCTGATTACTTCATGAATAACGTGAAGAACAACGCTCTGGTGAGGGAGAGTGAGGAGTGTAAGCCCATCATCATCAGCGCTCTCAAGGCCATGTACGACCTGAACATGAACGGATTGTCCACCACTAACTACAGAAATCCCCTGACCCGCCCTCGCCTGCCGCAGTCTGTCCTGCTGGCCATCGGTGGCTGGAGCGGTGGCAGTCCAACCAATGGGATCGAGGCATACGATGCCCGGGCGGACCGCTGGGTGAATGTGACGCAGGAGGAGGAGAGTCCGAGAGCCTATCATGGTGCAGCCTTCCTCAGCGGACTTGTTTACTGCGTGGGAGGATTTAACAGCGTCGATTATTTTAACAGCGTCAGGAAGTTCAACCCCATCAGCAGGACCTGGCATGAG GTTGCACCCATGCACTCTCGTCGCtgttatgttagtgtgtgtgtactgaacGGCTGTATTTACGCGATGGGGGGATTTGACGGCCATGTTCGTCTAAACACGGCTGAGCGGTATGAACCAGAAACCAACCAGTGGACAATAATTGCACCAATGCATGAACAGAGGAGTGACGCTAGCGCCACCACCCTTCATGGCAAG GTTTACATCTGTGGAGGGTTTAACGGTAATGAGTGTTTGTTTACGGCGGAGTGCTACATGCCTGAAACCAACCAGTGGAGCCTGATTGAGCCCATGAGGAGCAGGAGAAGTGGGGTGGGCGTGATCGCTTATGGAGATCAGCTTTACTCT gttggtGGATTTGATGGTGCTAATCGCTTAAGCAGTGCTGAGGTGTACAACCCTCTGACCAACACCTGGAGGAACATCCCTAACATGTTTAACCCTCGCAGCAACTTCGGCATCGAG gtgctggatgagctgatctttgtgaTCGGAGGGTTTAATGGATTCAGCACCACCTTCTGTGTTGAGTGTTACGATGAGAGAACTGATCAATG GTACGACGCCCATGACATGGCAATTTTTCGCAGTGCTTTGAGCTGCTGTGTTGTTTCTGGTTTACCCAACATGGTGGAGTACGCAGCCCCCCGTGATGTACCTGATAATGAACCCCACAGCCGACAACCCCAGACACACCCGGTCAGCTCCCGTGATGACATCGTCCTCTGA